AGCAGCGATCTTGAACTTTACTTCATGTATAGCACCAAAGGGAATGTCTAGTGACATCATTGGCGCTCCATCTGATGGAAGTAATAAACCCTATATTCCAAGTTCTGAAGAGATAAGGGATTACATAGAGCCGGAGGCATCTGACTATGTGGAGTCTTCTCCAGAAGTTGGAGGAGGGGCAGGTGGAACAGAGGTTTGTCAGGGAATCCTTGTGGATGAAAAGGGTAAGGAACTTGTTATGCCTAAAATCTCTCCAAAGGGTTGGAAGGATGAGTGGTCAAAGAAAGTTATTAGCGTTTTAGAAACAAAGAAAGAAATATCAGATTCAATGCTCAAGGATTCCGATTTAATTAATAAGAAATCACTTAGTAAGCTAAGTTGTAATGGTTATAAATTTGCGACTCCGAATGAGAGAAAGAGGTTTTGGATCACCTTTATCGCAGCAATGACTTATGCGGAAAGTGATTTGAATGCTAAGACAACCTATAAAGAAAAGAACGGAACGATATCAGCTGGTCTATTACAAATTGATTATCATAATGCCAATGCTTATTGCTCTGAATCGAGATCAATGGGGAGGAAGTTCACTCATAAAGATATGTTAAATGCAGATCTCAATTTAGAGTGTGGAATACATATTCTTCAGCAGCAACTAACTGCAAGAAGACCTCAGGCAATGAGAAAGCAGGGGAAGGGTAATCTCTTTGTTGAAAGATCATGGGGGGATAGTACTAATTGGTCTGTTTTAAAGCTTGGTCTTGGGGGTAATACTAAGGTCATTAATCAATTTAAAAAACATTTATCCCAGATGCCTTTTTGTTCAAGAAAAGAAGCTCTGCCAAGAAAGCTCTCGAGTGAGGGATGTAGTGATGGTAAGGATGTATGTGTAAGTGATGTTGTTGTTGGTGAAATGAAGAGCCGGTGCTTAGGAATAAATGACTCAAAGATGGTCAAGATTAATGAGGCCGTAGAAGATAGCAGTAGTGCAGCACAGGACTCGGGAAAAGATATTCAGAAGTAATTTACCCAGCCTCATTTTTGACGATGCTTGCTTTGCGTCGTCATATCCATAAAATTAGTAGTTTAACTATCCTAGGCAGAGCCTCTAGAGGGCTCTCTATTTGTTTACGCTAGTCTCAATACCTTTTTTTTCATTTTTTTTGACTGCTACCCTTGACGGTGTTTCAATCAATACCATTTTATGCAAGTAAAAATTTACTAGATATATAAAACCTTTAAGGAGGAGTTATGCAAGTGAGACCACTTCAAGACAGAGTACTTGTTAAGAGATTAGAGGAAGAAACTAAGACTGCTGGAGGAATCATTATTCCTGATAATCACGCAGAAAAACCAGTTCAAGGAGAAATCGTTTCTGTTGGTCCAGGTTATAGAAAGGAAGACGGATCATTTAGAGCTCTTGATGTGAAAGCTGGTGATAAAGTTCTTTTTGGAAAATACGCAGGAACTGACGTTAAAGTTGAAGGCATAGATTTTTTAATTATGAAAGAAGACGACATCCTTGGTGTTCTTCAGTAAGAAATAATAACTCAATCTTTTTTAGGAGATTAAATCATGGCAAAAGAATTAAAATATAGCGAAGATGCAAGATCACTTATCCTTAACGGAGTTAATACTTTAGCAAATGCTGTTAGAGTCACTCTTGGACCTAAGGGAAGAAATGTAATTATTCAAAAGTCTTTTGGAGCACCTCATATCACTAAAGACGGTGTATCTGTTGCAAAAGAAATAGAGCTTGAAAATAATTTTGAAAATATGGGCGCTCAAATGGTTAAAGAAGTTGCTCAAAAAACAAATGAAGACGCAGGTGATGGAACAACTACTGCGACAGTGCTTGCTCAAGCAATCTATAGAGAAGGTGTAAAGCTTGTAACTGCAGGTCATAACCCAATGGATCTTAAAAGAGGAATTGATATTGCTGTTGAAAAAGTAGTAGCAAAGCTTCAAGAAATGTCTAAAGAGGTGAAGTCGTCAGAAGAAATCGCTCAGGTTGGAACAATCTCTGCCAACAACGATACTGAAATTGGTAGACTTATTTCTGAAGCAATGGGAAAAGTTGGAAATAATGGTGTTATTACAATTGAAGAATCTAAGACTGCTGAGACAACTCTCGATGTAGTTGAAGGTATGCAGTTTGATAGAGGATACCTCTCTCCATACTTCGTAACTAATCCTGAAAAAATGGAAACAAACTTTGATTCTCCAATGATTCTTATTACAGATAAGAAAATTTCAAGCATGAAAGAATTAGTGCCAGTTCTTGAAAAAGTAGTTCAGGCTTCTAAATCTCTTCTAATTATTGCTGAAGATGTTGAAGGTGAAGCACTTACAACTCTAGTGGTAAATAAGCTTAGAGGAACTTTAAATGTTTGTGCAGTTAAAGCCCCAGGTTTTGGTGATAGAAGAAAAGAAATGTTAAAAGATATTGCAACTCTTACAGGTGGAACAGTTATTTCTGAAGAGCTTGGAATGTCTCTTGAAGCAACTGAGTTAGAGCACCTAGGTTCTGCTAAGAAAGTTACAATTGATAAAGAAAACTCAACAATTGTTGATGGTGCCGGTGATAAAGATGCAGTTGATGCAAGAGTTGCTACAATCCAAAAGCAAGTTGAAGACTCTTCTTCTGATTATGATAAAGAGAAATTACAGGAAAGACTTGCTAAGCTTGCTGGCGGTGTTGCTGTAATCAATGTTGGAGCACCAACAGAAACTGAAATGAAAGAGAAGAAAGATAGAGTGGAAGATGCTCTAAATGCTACAAGAGCTGCTGTTGAAGAAGGTATTGTTGTTGGTGGTGGATCTGCCCTCGTTCATGCTTCTACAGTTCTTGAAGGACTTGAAGGTGCAAGCCCAGAAGAAACTTTTGGAATTAAAATTGTCAGAAGAGCTGTTGAAGAGCCTTTAAGACAAATTTCTGCAAATGCGGGACTTGAAGGTTCTGTAGTTGTAAATGACGTTAAGAGAAAAGGTGATGTCACTTATGGTTATAACGCAAGATTGGGGAAATACGAAGACCTAGTTGCTGCAGGGATTATTGATCCAACTAAAGTAACAAGATCTGCTCTTCAAAACGCTGCATCTGTTTCAGGACTAATGCTTACGACTGAAACAATGATTGCTGATCTTCCTAAGGAAGACTCTGCTGCCGGTGGAATGCCTGGTGGCATGGGCGGAATGGGTGGAATGCCAGGAATGATGTAATCACGCCGATAAAGCTTAAGAGATTAAATATTACAGAAGGCCACCTATATGGGTGGCCTTTTTCGTTTTTGAAGACAATATTAAATATTGAGCATAGACTTTAAGACAATGAAATTTTTATTTTTTTAAGATCTTTATTTGATGTTCTGTGTTGCAGGGTCTATTTTGAGGGATAGCAAAAGCAACTATTGTCGTCTCAATAGAAAAGTTGGTAAATGAAATCATTTATAAAAGTTAGATATATTCTCTTAGGTAAGTTTCTCAAAGATTCTATTAGTGAGGATAGAACGTATTTCGCATTAACTTTGATTGTTGGACTTTTGTCGGCGTTGGTTGTTATTGCTCTACACCACGGTGTTCTTCTTTTGAGAGAGGTCCTTCATACGTCAGGAACATTCACTTGGGAGAGCTTTCTCTATGGTGGAGTGGCCATTTTTGTTTCAGGTTGGCTAACTACTAGAAAACTCCCTTGGACAGCAGGTTCAGGTATCCCAAATGTGAGAATTGCTCTTGCTGTTTTTCATGGAAAGATTTCATTGAAAGATACTGTTGGTAAATTCTTCACATCACTTCTCTCTCTAGGTTCTGGTGTATCCCTTGGACTTGAAGGCCCCGCTGTCGCAACATCGGCAGGTCTAGGATCTTTTTTAGGAAATTACTTTTCACTTTCAAAGAAGCGAGTTCAAGCGCTTGTTGCTGTGGGAAGTGCTAGTGGGGTGGCGGCAGCTTTTCATACTCCAATTTCAGCAGTTGTCTTCACACTCGAAGAGGTTGTGGGGGATTTGAACGCAAAAATTCTTGGTTCAATTATCATCTCAAGTGTTATTGCTGTTGTGACTTCACAAATGCTTACAAATACGACGGAAGTTTTTCAAGAGGTTCATTATAGGTTAACGGATCACAGAGAGCTGATTTTCTATCTAGTCATTGGACTTGCGGCCTCTGTTGTTGGACCAATTTGGATGAACTCTGTTCTTAAACTTAGAGAGTTTAATCAAAAATTCATGAATAACCACAAACTGACTTTCATTATGATTGCTTTTTGTTGTGTTGGTCTATTAAGTCAAATACATCCAGGAGTAATTGGAAGTGGTAGTGGAACACTTGAAGGGACTCTGCTTTCTTTAATTCTAGATCCAAAAATCCTTATTACTCTATTTATTCTAAAATTTATTTCCACTTCAATTTGTTATTCAAGCGGAATGAGTGGTGGTCTTTTTATGCCAACACTTTTTATGGGGGCAACTCTTGGAAGCTTCATAGGGGTTTCTTGCTCATATTTCTTCCCTGAGGTTACTAGTGTGAGTGGAGCCTATGCTCTCGTTGGAATGGGGGCATTCTTTGCTGTAGTTATTCGGGCACCATTTACTTCAATCTTAATGGTTTTTGAGTTAACTAGAGATTACAATATTATGTTACCTCTTATGATTGCTAATATAACGGCCTATGTAATTTCTGCAAAAATTGAACATAAATCAATCTATGAAAAAATTTCTGAGCAAGATGGTATCCACCTCCCTAGTCACGATGATAATGAAATTCTTGAGTCCCTGACAGTTGAAGACGCTATGGAGCACAATGTAATCAGCTTAAATTCATCACTTACTCTTATTGAAGCTTATAAAGGTATAAGAAAGGAGAGTATATCGGGTTATCCAATTTTAAAGAACGGAAGACTTATTGGAATGATTGCTAAGTCTGATATGAGTATGGCCATTGGGAGAAAAGAATTTCAAAAGAAGTTAGAAGAGCTCTGTGAAAAGAAAGTCATTAAAATCTACCCAGATCAATCTCTACTCGTCGCTTTTCATAGACTTAAGAGATTTCAAATATCTAGACTTCCTGTTGTGAGCAGGCTTGATGACAAACGTCTTGTAGGTGTTATTACTGCTCAAGATATTGTTCAAAAGTTTGGCTATGAGCTTACAGAGTCTACTAAAGAAGAAGATCAGATAATAGAAGATCTTGAAATTACTTAAATTTAGTTTTCTAAAAATTGAGCTTCTAAACAAATTATTTACAAATAAATAACGGAGAGATAGGTTCCTTAATACTAAAATCTAGTTAACAAAGGAACCCTCAATGAAATCTATGTTCTTGGTGTTGCTCTCTGCAATTTCAATCTCATCATTTGCCCAATTTAAAAGTGAAGATAGTGCTGCAATTAATGTTGCAGGCGGAAATACAGATTTAAAAACATATACATTTAAATCTGATAATAGTTATACCGTTTCAAAATCAACTTACAAGTTTCTTGGAATGTATCACTATGGTGAATCAGACTCTGTAAGAAGTGCTGAAAACTGGGAGCTTGGTCTTAGATATGATTATGCCTTTTTTCCTGAAACAGGAATGTATGTAGGTGAGCTTGTGGAAGCGGATCGCTTTGCTGGGTATGATAGAAGATATAACTCAGATCTAGGTGCAACACATATTTTTTATAAGTCTGATTCAGCATTACTAGTCGGAGAGGCAGGTCTTAGATATACAATTGAAAAGCCACTAACTTCTGAAGAAGACAAGAAAGACTTTAAAGGTCGTCTATACGTCGAAATTTCTGAAACATTAAAAGAGAATGTGAAAGGAAAGTTTTGGGTTGAATACCTTCCAAACTTTTCAGAAGGAAAAGATTACTTAGTGAGTCTAGAGCCATCTTTAATTGTAACTCTTTCAAAAACATTCTCAATGAAAACTGCTTACCTATGGAAATATGATAATGTTCCACCTACAGGGAAAAGTAAGTACGACTATAATTATACTCTTTCGCTAATTGCAAATTTTTAGGAGATAGAATGAATATTTCAACAGATTCAATTCAAAAATTACTAATGGAAAAAGCGGTCGTTTTAGCTCCTAAAATCTTGCTTGCTCTCGTTACTCTTGTCGTTGGGCTCTATATTGCTGGAATGCTAGGAAGACTTTTTGCGAAAGGGTTGCAAAAGAAGAGAATTGATACTGCTGTATCACATTTTCTAAGTGGTATTGTTAGCATTTGTTTAAAAGCCGCAGTCTGCCTTTCTTTCCTAGGTATTTTAGGAGTTCAGACAACTTCTTTCATTGCCGTACTAGGATCCGTCGGTCTTGCCTTTGGTTTAGCTCTTCAAGGAAGTTTATCAAATCTTGCGGGTGGAGTTCTTCTTATCATCTTAAAGCCATTTAGAGCTGGTGATGTAATTGAAGCACAAGGTTGTATTGGAAAAGTAGAGTCGATTACAATTGTATACACAAAGCTTAGAACTCCAGATAATAGAATTCTTACAATTCCAAATGGTCCACTTGCTAATGGTGTTATTAATAATATCACTTCTCAATCAACGAGAAGAGTCGACTTCACTTTTGGTGTAGGCTATGGAGATGATCTTAAAAAGGCTAAAGAAGTTATCTTAAATACAATAAAGAACGACCCAAGAGTTATTTCAGAACCTGCGGAGCCGTTTATTGCAGTTTCGGCCCTTGCTGATAGTAGTGTCAACTTTGTCGTTCGTGTTTGGACAAAGAGTGAAGACTACTGGGGAGTTCACTTTGATGGAATAGAAAATGTAAAAATTGCTCTTGATGAGAATGGAATAAGTATCCCATTTCCTCAAAGAGATGTTCACGTCATCAAAGATTTATAATTTACCTTAAGGCCCATTTTTTTGGGCCTTAATTTTTGAACCAGCAAGCGGGCCTACTTCCTACGGAATTTTCACAGACCCATTGTTCTAAGCTTGAAAAATCATTTATACATTTCCCGCTTTCAAAAATAGTATCGAGTCTACACTGGGCATCGGGATAGCTTTTTAGAATACTCCCATTTGGATTTACCTTGCTTGGAGTTTCTAAGCTTAAGTTAGGAGTATCTCTGTATAAGTATTTAATGACGTGTGAAAAGCTGATCGCAGCTTTTGCACTATTTAAGCAGTATTTATTTTCGTTACACTGATTTTCAATTTTATGGCTCAATTTGATTTCCTCTCCTTGGTGAGGAAAGCTTGTAAAGTATCTTTTTAGGCAATGGGCCCCTGCAAAGTAATCGGCTTGTCCTTCTGCACTTCCCCATGCATAGAGTTCAAGTGAGTTCATAGGAGTACCACCCAAGAGATGGCCAACTTCGTGACAAACTATAAATGCCCAGCCGTATTCATTGAGACCTGGGATTCGGGCCATTCCGCCCCAGAAATTTAGCGAATAAAGGAGAGGATTATCATCGTGGGCCCAAGCGCTAAAATAACTTACATTCCAGTCAGCATTAAAGTCGACAAGAATTCCTTGGGCCGCAAACTCGCTACTATAGAGAGATTCAACTCTGTTAATAACTGTATGAAATAAATCTTCCGTAATTGTTGATGTCGTAGGGTCGCTTGGAAGAATCTCATATCTAGATCTATCGGCCTCTGACCAAGAGAGTAGAGAGTGAAAAAATAGTGTAAGTACTAGTAATAACTTCATAATTATCATTACCTTGCAGCGGAGAGCTTTAAAATAGGAAGAGTGATTTTTTCATACTTTTGTTGCGCTATGTCTAATTAGGAGAAACTAGATAGATGACGAATTTAATCAAAAGGACTAGTATGTAGCCTTAATTTCATAAGGAATAATAATGGAAGACAAGAACCAAGAGATCAATACGCCAGTTGATCCTTCAGTAGAAAAATTGAATAAAATTAAGAAAGAGTTACTTTCATGGATATATATAATCGTGACTGTATTTGCTTTTAAGTCGTCATTCTTTGAACCAAACCATATTCCTTCTGGTTCTCTTTTACCTACAAATGCAATCGGAGATTTTATTCTCGTTAATAAAATGTCTTATGGGTTTAAGCTACCTTATTCCGATTTATTTGGAGACCCAATCTATCTATCAAAGCCATCTGATCCAAAGCGTGGAGATATTGTAGTTTTTAGATATCCAAGAGATCGTAATATTCTCTATGTAAAAAGAGTTATTGGCCTTCCTGGCGATGAGGTTGAAGTTTATAATAATAAAGTTTATCTAAACGGAAAGTTGATTGAAACAAAGCCGGTTGATAAAGAAAAATACATCGAATTATTTGATGATAAATTTGATAAGAAAGGTATCGAGTTCGAAGAAGTTACTCTCGATGGAAAAACTTTTGTGACGGCCGTGAATAATAGTATGCCTTACCACCTTAACATTCCAAAGGTAACAGTTGATAAGGGCCATTTCTTTATGATGGGTGATAATAGAGACTATTCAAGTGATTCAAGAGTTTGGGGTTTTGTACCTTTTGGTCATATCCGCGGAAGAGCAATGTTTGTTTGGTTTAATATGGTCTACCCATGGTCAAAAGAGCCATTTCATTTTAGACCATGGAGAATTGGAACGCTTCTCTAGCCTCTAGTTCTTTCTTCGAGCTCAGAGATGAGCTCGGAGGTATCAATACCTTTTAAAAGATCGGCCTTATCCTTTTCTAAGTAATTACTTGTCTTTCGTATGCCTGCTAAGTAGAGCAATGAGAAGTATTGTTTCCTATCTAGAGCATAACCACCAAGTTTTGGGTAGAGATCTTCATGAGTCATTTTGAGCTTCACAATAAGATCATTTGGGTTAAGCCCTGCTCTAGAAGAGTACATAAAGAGAGTGCTCTGGGGCACTATAAATATTTCTTTGATTTCATTATTCATAATGACTATATAGATAAAAATTGATTAAGTGAAAAGCGACAAGGTTTAAATGGTAAAAATAACTTGATCTATGGCCCTTAAGTTCATAGTCTAAGTTTTTTAACGACAATTTATGTGAAGCTAGTGAAATTCTAGCGCTGTCCAGCAACGGTAAAGCCCGATCCATTCTTTGTTACGAACAATCCCTAAGGAGGAGCTTATGAAGGTGTTATTATTTCTAATAGCATTCTTATTTTCCACGCACATTAGTGCAACTTCAAAAGTCATTGTCACTGCTGAAAAACTTAGCTTAGATGAAGAGAAAACGAATTCCAATGTAGAAGTTATTTCTGAGTCTGAGATCACTAGTTCTGGAGAAAGTAATTTAACTGATTTAATTCAGAGAAAGTCATCTGTCTTTGTAAGCTCCAATGGCATATTTGGGAAATCCACATCACTCTTTTTAAGAGGGGCTGATTCAAGTTATACGTTAATTGTTATTGATGGAATTGAGTATAATGATAGGAGTTCAGTTGGTGGGGCAGCAATTCTAGATCATATTGATCTCTCAAGTGTCGAGAAAATTGAAATTCTAAAAGGCGCACAGAGTGTCCTTTACGGATCTGATGCTATGGCCGGAGTAATAAGAATAACAACAAAGAATCCAGGAGAAGACCTAGGTTCAAAAGGTTCATTGAGTTACGGAAGCTATGATAATAAGAGGGCAAGCTTTTCGACATCCCAAAGAGGTGAGAATTTAGATTACTCAATGGGAATGAGTTTTCAAGATGTAGAGGGTATCTCTTCTTATAATGAAAAAAGAACAGTAATGGCCGAAAAAGATGGAATGAATAATCTTACTGCAACTTTTAAGGGGCGAAAGAAATTTAATAAAACAGACTCTCTTGAATTTAATCTTAGGGGAGTAAAGGCGGAGAGCGACTTTGATGCAAGTTCTGGAGATAAGTTAGACTACATGGGAAGAGATTCTCAAATTATTGCAGGAGTTAAATATAAGAAAGTGCTAAATGATTATTGGATTCCAGAACTCTCTGTGAACTATAGTAAGTCAGATAGGCTTTCTAATTCATTTTCTCTTTCTAGACTTGTGGCAAAGACAAAGAAAATAGAACTTTCTAATCCGTTTTATATTAATGAAAATATCACTCTCTTAAATGGAATAGAATATGAAGATATTGAAGCCAGTATCGAATCCATAAATAATAAAAAGAGTTTCAATTCTAGTGCAGCCTACTTAGATACCCACTTCGTCTACAGCCGATTTAGTCTTCAGCTGGGAGGAAGATGGACAAAAGAAAAAATCTACAGTGATCGTTTCGTGTGGAAAGCTGGGGCAGGTTTAAATATCACAAATAGCACGAGACTAAAGGTGAATTACTCAACAGGGTTTAAAAGCCCTAGTCTCTATCAACTCTATAGTAGCTTTGGAGACGAGTCTCTTAGTCCAACAAAGAGTAAGAGTTATGACTTTGGAATTGTTCAGAATGTATTTAGCACTGAGCTTTCAGCAACAGCTTTTAGAGACGCGTATGAGAACGTTATTGATTTTGAAAGCACTCTTAATAAGTACTCAAATACTTTTAAGGCGAAGACTGAGGGAGTTGAACTCCTATGGAAAGGCAGTCTTGAATCCTTTGATTGGAGTCTCTCGGCAACACTGCTTAGGGCAGTTAATGAATCAAAAGGAAGCGAAGGAACTTACTTGGCGAGAAGGCCAAGGGAGAAATACTTTCTTGGAACTGGATATGAATTCAGTGAAAGAGTTAAGACGAGCTTGAATTATACATATATTGGACAAAGAGAAAATAGTGACTTTGATACAATTGTCTTAAGTTCCTACTCTTTAATAGACTTAGGAGTTAACTACACTTTTTCAAAGGGGTATGATTTACTTTTTAAAATTGGAAATCTCCTAGATAAAGACTATGAACAAGTTGACGGCTTTGGAACCATGGGGAGGAATTTTCTTCTTCGCTATAATTTTAGGATTTGATGAGGTCATATTATATTTTCTCCATTCTTCTTTCTCTAGCGTTACACTTTTCTGTGATAATAGACTTTCCCTTTTTTAAAAAGGCAGATGTTTCAGTGGAAGTTGACTCATCTCGAACAAGCTTCCAGGTAACACTAGGACGAACGAAGAAAAAAGCAGAAATAAAAAAAGAGAATCTGCAACATAAAAAAGAAATCTTTAAAGCTAAGAAAAGTATGAATACGGTAGAA
This sequence is a window from Halobacteriovorax sp. JY17. Protein-coding genes within it:
- a CDS encoding co-chaperone GroES; this encodes MQVRPLQDRVLVKRLEEETKTAGGIIIPDNHAEKPVQGEIVSVGPGYRKEDGSFRALDVKAGDKVLFGKYAGTDVKVEGIDFLIMKEDDILGVLQ
- the groL gene encoding chaperonin GroEL (60 kDa chaperone family; promotes refolding of misfolded polypeptides especially under stressful conditions; forms two stacked rings of heptamers to form a barrel-shaped 14mer; ends can be capped by GroES; misfolded proteins enter the barrel where they are refolded when GroES binds), yielding MAKELKYSEDARSLILNGVNTLANAVRVTLGPKGRNVIIQKSFGAPHITKDGVSVAKEIELENNFENMGAQMVKEVAQKTNEDAGDGTTTATVLAQAIYREGVKLVTAGHNPMDLKRGIDIAVEKVVAKLQEMSKEVKSSEEIAQVGTISANNDTEIGRLISEAMGKVGNNGVITIEESKTAETTLDVVEGMQFDRGYLSPYFVTNPEKMETNFDSPMILITDKKISSMKELVPVLEKVVQASKSLLIIAEDVEGEALTTLVVNKLRGTLNVCAVKAPGFGDRRKEMLKDIATLTGGTVISEELGMSLEATELEHLGSAKKVTIDKENSTIVDGAGDKDAVDARVATIQKQVEDSSSDYDKEKLQERLAKLAGGVAVINVGAPTETEMKEKKDRVEDALNATRAAVEEGIVVGGGSALVHASTVLEGLEGASPEETFGIKIVRRAVEEPLRQISANAGLEGSVVVNDVKRKGDVTYGYNARLGKYEDLVAAGIIDPTKVTRSALQNAASVSGLMLTTETMIADLPKEDSAAGGMPGGMGGMGGMPGMM
- a CDS encoding chloride channel protein; translation: MKSFIKVRYILLGKFLKDSISEDRTYFALTLIVGLLSALVVIALHHGVLLLREVLHTSGTFTWESFLYGGVAIFVSGWLTTRKLPWTAGSGIPNVRIALAVFHGKISLKDTVGKFFTSLLSLGSGVSLGLEGPAVATSAGLGSFLGNYFSLSKKRVQALVAVGSASGVAAAFHTPISAVVFTLEEVVGDLNAKILGSIIISSVIAVVTSQMLTNTTEVFQEVHYRLTDHRELIFYLVIGLAASVVGPIWMNSVLKLREFNQKFMNNHKLTFIMIAFCCVGLLSQIHPGVIGSGSGTLEGTLLSLILDPKILITLFILKFISTSICYSSGMSGGLFMPTLFMGATLGSFIGVSCSYFFPEVTSVSGAYALVGMGAFFAVVIRAPFTSILMVFELTRDYNIMLPLMIANITAYVISAKIEHKSIYEKISEQDGIHLPSHDDNEILESLTVEDAMEHNVISLNSSLTLIEAYKGIRKESISGYPILKNGRLIGMIAKSDMSMAIGRKEFQKKLEELCEKKVIKIYPDQSLLVAFHRLKRFQISRLPVVSRLDDKRLVGVITAQDIVQKFGYELTESTKEEDQIIEDLEIT
- a CDS encoding DUF481 domain-containing protein, which encodes MKSMFLVLLSAISISSFAQFKSEDSAAINVAGGNTDLKTYTFKSDNSYTVSKSTYKFLGMYHYGESDSVRSAENWELGLRYDYAFFPETGMYVGELVEADRFAGYDRRYNSDLGATHIFYKSDSALLVGEAGLRYTIEKPLTSEEDKKDFKGRLYVEISETLKENVKGKFWVEYLPNFSEGKDYLVSLEPSLIVTLSKTFSMKTAYLWKYDNVPPTGKSKYDYNYTLSLIANF
- a CDS encoding mechanosensitive ion channel domain-containing protein; amino-acid sequence: MNISTDSIQKLLMEKAVVLAPKILLALVTLVVGLYIAGMLGRLFAKGLQKKRIDTAVSHFLSGIVSICLKAAVCLSFLGILGVQTTSFIAVLGSVGLAFGLALQGSLSNLAGGVLLIILKPFRAGDVIEAQGCIGKVESITIVYTKLRTPDNRILTIPNGPLANGVINNITSQSTRRVDFTFGVGYGDDLKKAKEVILNTIKNDPRVISEPAEPFIAVSALADSSVNFVVRVWTKSEDYWGVHFDGIENVKIALDENGISIPFPQRDVHVIKDL
- the lepB gene encoding signal peptidase I, producing MEDKNQEINTPVDPSVEKLNKIKKELLSWIYIIVTVFAFKSSFFEPNHIPSGSLLPTNAIGDFILVNKMSYGFKLPYSDLFGDPIYLSKPSDPKRGDIVVFRYPRDRNILYVKRVIGLPGDEVEVYNNKVYLNGKLIETKPVDKEKYIELFDDKFDKKGIEFEEVTLDGKTFVTAVNNSMPYHLNIPKVTVDKGHFFMMGDNRDYSSDSRVWGFVPFGHIRGRAMFVWFNMVYPWSKEPFHFRPWRIGTLL
- a CDS encoding TonB-dependent receptor; translation: MKVLLFLIAFLFSTHISATSKVIVTAEKLSLDEEKTNSNVEVISESEITSSGESNLTDLIQRKSSVFVSSNGIFGKSTSLFLRGADSSYTLIVIDGIEYNDRSSVGGAAILDHIDLSSVEKIEILKGAQSVLYGSDAMAGVIRITTKNPGEDLGSKGSLSYGSYDNKRASFSTSQRGENLDYSMGMSFQDVEGISSYNEKRTVMAEKDGMNNLTATFKGRKKFNKTDSLEFNLRGVKAESDFDASSGDKLDYMGRDSQIIAGVKYKKVLNDYWIPELSVNYSKSDRLSNSFSLSRLVAKTKKIELSNPFYINENITLLNGIEYEDIEASIESINNKKSFNSSAAYLDTHFVYSRFSLQLGGRWTKEKIYSDRFVWKAGAGLNITNSTRLKVNYSTGFKSPSLYQLYSSFGDESLSPTKSKSYDFGIVQNVFSTELSATAFRDAYENVIDFESTLNKYSNTFKAKTEGVELLWKGSLESFDWSLSATLLRAVNESKGSEGTYLARRPREKYFLGTGYEFSERVKTSLNYTYIGQRENSDFDTIVLSSYSLIDLGVNYTFSKGYDLLFKIGNLLDKDYEQVDGFGTMGRNFLLRYNFRI